A single genomic interval of Bos indicus isolate NIAB-ARS_2022 breed Sahiwal x Tharparkar chromosome 5, NIAB-ARS_B.indTharparkar_mat_pri_1.0, whole genome shotgun sequence harbors:
- the ANKRD33 gene encoding photoreceptor ankyrin repeat protein, which produces MVACYHGFQSVVALLSRCPFLDVNQQDKEGDTALMLAAQAGHVSLVSHLINYYAGLDLERRDQRGLTALMKAAMRDRSECVAALLMAGADLTAVDPVRGKTALEWAFLTDSFDTVQRIRQLLRRPQVEQLSQHYQPEWPALPGLVAQAQAAPSLLERLQATLTLPFVQSPQEGGVLDQLVTITTSLASPFLTTACHTLCPDHPPALGTRRKSVPELLGTAPPPPPAPQPPQEVPGPRVFIPYQSPQGVLSMCPQWLQPRDSTSPRPRAPKILLSKAPSAGFQWKPELRSSGNRRLSLPVWRYQELRMERKRQEEAGLTQSQGKTG; this is translated from the exons ATGGTCGCCTGCTACCATGGTTTCCAAAGTGTGGTGGCCCTGCTCAGCCGCTGTCCTTTCTTGGATGTGAACCAGCAGGACAAAGAAGGGGACACAGCCCTCATGCTGGCTGCCCAAGCAG GCCACGTGTCTCTGGTGAGTCACCTGATCAACTACTATGCAGGCCTTGACCTGGAGCGCCGGGACCAGCGGGGACTGACCGCGCTGATGAAGGCCGCCATGCGGGATCGCTCGGAATGTGTTGCTGCCCTCCTCATGGCAG gtgcTGACTTGACAGCAGTGGATCCCGTCAGGGGAAAGACCGCCCTGGAGTGGGCATTTCTGACAGACAGCTTCGACACGGTGCAGAGGATCCGGCAGCTGCTGCGGCGGCCCCAAGTGGAGCAGCTCAGCCAGCATTATCAGCCTGAGTGGCCAGCCTTGCCCGGGCTCGTGGCCCAGGCTCAGGCCGCCCCGTCTCTCCTAGAGCGACTGCAGGCCACCTTGACCCTCCCCTTTGTCCAGTCTCCTCAGGAAGGGGGTGTCCTGGACCAACTTGTGACCATCACGACCAGCCTGGCCAGTCCTTTCCTCACCACCGCCTGCCATACCCTGTGCCCTGACcacccccctgcactgggaacccGAAGGAAGTCTGTTCCAGAGCTGCTAGGCactgccccgccccctcccccagccccccagccccctcaGGAAGTTCCCGGCCCCCGGGTCTTCATCCCCTACCAGAGCCCTCAGGGTGTGTTGAGCATGTGCCCTCAGTGGCTCCAGCCCAGGGATAGTACCAGCCCCAGGCCCCGAGCCCCCAAGATCCTCCTCTCCAAGGCACCCTCCGCTGGCTTTCAGTGGAAGCCAGAGCTCAGGTCTTCAGGGAACCGAAGGCTGTCCCTTCCTGTCTGGAGATACCAGGAGCTCAGGatggagaggaagagacaggaggaGGCCGGATTGACACAGAGCCAGGGGAAGACCGGCTAG